DNA from Trachemys scripta elegans isolate TJP31775 chromosome 15, CAS_Tse_1.0, whole genome shotgun sequence:
cgcggggctggaggggagggttggggagggtGAAGAGGCCGAAAGGCGCGGCCGGCCGGCGCCAAGGCCGGGCACGGAGGTGATGGGCTCCCGAGCGCAGGCCGACGCCGGCTGCCAGGGGCTGCGGAGCGAGGGGGAAGGAGCCACCTTAACGGAGAGCCCCGCCCCGGGCCGGAGCATGCGTGCCGCTCATTGGTGCAGCTCTAATGGCTGAAATTGATTGCTGAAATGCAAAACTTGTTGCTGTTTCTCCAGCTCTGGGTGAGAGAGGGAGCGGAAGAGAGGGGAGCGGAGACCCTGCAGCGCCCCGAGCCGGGCACCCCGCACCGCCTGCGGCCGACGGGACCCTGCAGCGCCCCGAGCCCGGCCCGACGGGACCCGCCAGGAGAGCCTGGGTCCGGCAGACCCTCGGAGCCCCAGCGCAGCAAGGCGCGGAGAGCGGAGCCCGTGCGCCCGGCACGCAGAGCCCGCCGGACCCGCTGGGCTGCCCGAGGCTGAGCCGCGCTGCCAGCGCCTCTGCAGCCCGGCGATGCGGAGCGGAGCTCCCGGGGACTGGAGCCGATGAGCTGCGGAGCCGAGCCCCGCCGGAGGTCGGGGAGAGCCGGCCGCCCCACCAGGTGTGAGAGAGCGGGGCGCCCCCAGGCGTAAGTGCCGCGGCCGCTCGGAGAGCCCCGGGCTGCGTGGGGCGGAGGCCGGAGGCTCGGACCCGGGCGGACAGATTTCATTTCCTTGAACTTTGTTTGGCAGCCGGGGCGGCCGCTGCCTGTTTCTCCGCGCCCGCCCCGCCCGCCCGCATCCCCGCTAAGCGCCCCCACGCCCTGGCCACCTGCCCCGCAAGATGTGAGCGCGGGGGCAGCTCCCTGGGGACCCGGCTCGCCCCGCCactgcctgctgcagggacacggCCCGTCGGCTCCGCGTTGGGCGCTCTCGCTCGCTGCGGTTCCGAGCGCGCTCCTGGGGGAGCCGGTCCGAGTCGCGCACCGGGGCGCGCGGGGTGCCATGCCCTACTGAGCCCCAGAAGTATGTTTGGGCTGGAGCAGTTTGAGCCTCAGATCAGCAGCAGAAACGCCGGACAAGGAGAGAGAAACTTTAGCCAGGCCGGACTGACCATGAGCTCCCACTTCAAATCGCCAGCTTTCCACTCGGGGGGCCCCGCGGATCCGGCCATCAGCGCCCTGGCCGAGCCTCCCATCCTGGGCATGAACATGAACATGGCTGGGGAAGCGTACGGCTTCCATGCCCGGGGACACTCGGAGCTGCatgcaggggggatgcaggctcAGCCGGTTCATGGCTTTTTCGGCAACCAGCAGCCTCACCACGGCCATCCCAACACCCACCACCCGCACCAGCATCACCCGCACTTCAGCGGCAACTTTGGGTCCgatcccagcgcctcctgcttgCATGGAGGGCGGCTGATGAGCTACAACAACATGGGCAGCCAGCAGGCGTTTGCGGAGGGCTATGAACATATGGCTGAGAACCAAGGAGGCGAAGGCTTTGGACAGCAAAGGTCAGGTACCATGCCCGATTTCCAGCACCACAACTCCAGCGCCTCTAACCACGCCGTGCCAGCACCCTGCCTCCCCCTGGATCAGTCTCCCAACCGGGCTGCCTCCTTCCATGGGCTTCCAGCCTCCAGCTCCTCGGATTCCCATAGCCTGGAGCAGAGGCGGCTTCCCAACCAGGGCGGCGTCGATTCTTTGGAATACAATTACCCCAGCGATGGCCCTTCAGGACACTTTGATTTGCCAGTGTTTTCCCCTTCCGAGTCAGACGGGCAGCTTCCTCACTATGGGGCTGGCAGACAAGTTCCTGGGGGCGGCAGTTTCCCTGGCACATCTGTTttgcccagagcaccaggcaTAGTGGGGATGTCCAAAGTTCACCCGCAGCAGCAGCATGGTGTATTCTTTGAAAGGTTTGGAGGTGCTCGTAAGATGTCTGTGGGCATGGAGCCTGGTGTTAACGCCAGACATCCTTTAATGCAACAGCAGCAACAGACAGGTTTACTGGCCAGACAAAACTCCTGTCCGCCAGCAATTCCTAGGCAACAGCAAACAGAAGCCAATACTCCCAACCCCAACTTGCAGGACAATGGGCCAATAATGCAGAACCAGCATGCACAGTTTGAATACCCTATTCACAGACTGGAGAATAGGAATATGCATCCATATACTGATCCCGTGTTTAATATGCAGCACCCTGCTCCGCAACAGCAACCAAATCAGAGACTGCAACATTTCGATGCCCCCTACATGAACGTGGCCAAGAGGCCTAGGTTTGACTTCCCCAGTAACCCCGCGGTCGATAGGTGCGCCTCCTGGAATAACAATCTGCACAGCGCGGGGCTGGAAAACCATCTCTCGCCTTCCGCCTACCCCGGCCTCCCGGGCGAGTTCACGCCGCCCGGCCCGGAGAGCTTTGCCCCGGGCCCGCCGCTCCAGCACCCGGGCCCCGACCCACAGGCCCTGCAGCAGCGCCAGAACGCCGCCCTGATGATCAAGCAAATGGCCTCCCGGACccagcagcagagactgcggccgcccagcctgcagcagctggggcacCACGGGGACGTCGGCCCGAGCGGCCTGGGGCACGCGGGCCCCGCGGGCGGCCTGCCGCAGCCCGGCTTCGAGCGCGACGGCGCGGGCCGGGGGCCCGCCTTCGAGCCGCAGACCCCGCACCTGGCCCCGGACAGCGGCTGGTTCCCCGGCCCGCCCCCGCCGGGAGAGCTGCTGCCGCGGCGCCTGGGCGGCCCCGCCGAGCCCGGCCCGCACGAGCTGGGCCTGCCGCAGCCCGGCTCGGGCCTGCTCTTCCGGCCGGCCGtgggcgggctggggctggcgggggAAGGACACGGGCCGGCGCTGCACTCCCCGGGCGTCCACCCCCCGTTCGGCGCCGGCCTGGCCCCGCTGCAGTCCCCGGGCGGCGGCGTGGGGCTGCCCAGCGCGCCCGNNNNNNNNNNNNNNNNNNNNNNNNNNNNNNNNNNNNNNNNNNNNNNNNNNNNNNNNNNNNNNNNNNNNNNNNNNNNNNNNNNNNNNNNNNNNNNNNNNNNNNNNNNNNNNNNNNNNNNNNNNNNNNNNNNNNNNNNNNNNNNNNNNNNNNNNNNNNNNNNNNNNNNNNNNNNNNNNNNNNNNNNNNNNNNNNNNNNNNNNNNNNNNNNNNNNNNNNNNNNNNNNNNNNNNNNNNNNNNNNNNNNNNNNNNNNNNNNNNNNNNNNNNNNNNNNNNNNNNNNNNNNNNNNNNNNNNNNNNGCGGCCACGTCAGCCCGGGCGGCTTCTTCGACAAGTTCCCGCCGGCCGAGGGCGCCGCCAGCCCGGGCCCGCCCGACAAGCCGCTGACCTCGCCCTCCTGGGCCCCGGGCGGCGAGCTGCTGCTGGCCGAGCCGCCCGACCTCATGGCCTCGCTGGACAGCGGCATCCAGAGCGCCAGCAAGTCGGACGGCGGCTCCCCGCGCGGGGACTTCCCCGACGAGCCCAGCCCCGCCTACGGCCACGAGGACGAGGTGTCGTCCAGCTCCGACAGCGGCCTGGCCAAGCCCACGCGCAGCCCGCTGCTGGGCGGCTCCCCCAAGCTGCCGCGGGCCGAGCACGGGCTGCTGGGCGGCCAGAAGccgctgggcctgggcctgggcctgggcctgctgggcggcgcggccccggccccggccccggccccggtcCCGGCCCCGGACAGCTACGGGctgggcggcggcggcggcgggggcgCCCACCCGGGCACCCCGGGGCTGGAGCCGGTGCGCACCCCCACCAGCACCTCGGCCCAGGACGAGATCCACCCGCTGGAGATCCTGCAAGCGCAGATCCAGCTccagcggcagcagttcagcatcTCCGAAGACCAGCCGCTGGGCATGAAGAGCAAAAAGGCCGAGTGCCCCAGCCAGAGCGGGGAGGGCGACTTGAACAGTTGTTGCTCGGATAACGTCAAAGGGGCCATGAGCACCATAGACCTGGACTCTCTGATGGCAGAGCACAACTCTACCTGGTACATGCCTAGCGAGAAGTCCTTGATGGAGGGACAAGAGGAGGACAAACCTATGGCACCGTGGGAGAAGTCAAAGCCTCAGAACCCCAGCAAAGAAGGTATCTATTTCTGATCCCTGTATGGGCGTGAATGTAGGTTGCTGGCACGCGTTGGTCTCTTAAAAAGTTTGCCTGATCGTAATGCTTGGGGGGGAACCTTCCTCCGGCACAGGCCACTCACGTTGCTTGACTTAGTGTCCTATAAGGGGCACGAGGGGTGCTGGGGGGTCCCCTCCTCCCCGTGGAAtgccttggggtggggggtgatggAGGTTGAGTCAGGTGGGCCGTCTGTCCTGTTGGTTTGCAGATTTTCAACCATCCCGAGCAGGTCAGTTTCTAATTAAAACAAACAGGCTTTGGGCACCCATTATTTCTCGGAGAACTCTTGTATATATCAACATGTAATGACCTAATCGGGGCTGGTAAAGAGGTGTTAGGATTGTCACCTCTCTATGTCTACAGCACCC
Protein-coding regions in this window:
- the MN1 gene encoding transcriptional activator MN1, whose product is MFGLEQFEPQISSRNAGQGERNFSQAGLTMSSHFKSPAFHSGGPADPAISALAEPPILGMNMNMAGEAYGFHARGHSELHAGGMQAQPVHGFFGNQQPHHGHPNTHHPHQHHPHFSGNFGSDPSASCLHGGRLMSYNNMGSQQAFAEGYEHMAENQGGEGFGQQRSGTMPDFQHHNSSASNHAVPAPCLPLDQSPNRAASFHGLPASSSSDSHSLEQRRLPNQGGVDSLEYNYPSDGPSGHFDLPVFSPSESDGQLPHYGAGRQVPGGGSFPGTSVLPRAPGIVGMSKVHPQQQHGVFFERFGGARKMSVGMEPGVNARHPLMQQQQQTGLLARQNSCPPAIPRQQQTEANTPNPNLQDNGPIMQNQHAQFEYPIHRLENRNMHPYTDPVFNMQHPAPQQQPNQRLQHFDAPYMNVAKRPRFDFPSNPAVDRCASWNNNLHSAGLENHLSPSAYPGLPGEFTPPGPESFAPGPPLQHPGPDPQALQQRQNAALMIKQMASRTQQQRLRPPSLQQLGHHGDVGPSGLGHAGPAGGLPQPGFERDGAGRGPAFEPQTPHLAPDSGWFPGPPPPGELLPRRLGGPAEPGPHELGLPQPGSGLLFRPAVGGLGLAGEGHGPALHSPGVHPPPGGFFDKFPPAEGAASPGPPDKPLTSPSWAPGGELLLAEPPDLMASLDSGIQSASKSDGGSPRGDFPDEPSPAYGHEDEVSSSSDSGLAKPTRSPLLGGSPKLPRAEHGLLGGQKPLGLGLGLGLLGGAAPAPAPAPVPAPDSYGLGGGGGGGAHPGTPGLEPVRTPTSTSAQDEIHPLEILQAQIQLQRQQFSISEDQPLGMKSKKAECPSQSGEGDLNSCCSDNVKGAMSTIDLDSLMAEHNSTWYMPSEKSLMEGQEEDKPMAPWEKSKPQNPSKEAHDLPQNKTSAAAQTGSHLQCLSVHCTDDMGESKGRTAVPTWRSLHSDISNRFGTFVAALT